The following coding sequences lie in one Arachis hypogaea cultivar Tifrunner chromosome 4, arahy.Tifrunner.gnm2.J5K5, whole genome shotgun sequence genomic window:
- the LOC112796615 gene encoding uncharacterized protein gives MLLVLTSHSTQLNRLPPSHEGEAPLATTQSRMDSDEEHAKTLTPTETKDKKHKKKKKKKKDELVKAKIEVVREEQDKIGPVVGYFPSGFDPISDGAAATGFHVYRNRRTRKRMQLVVGSPASPVEYVGTSYAGEAAAGNSSMYAIGVFDKEKGTLKVVPVAANKIFRLEPKVKALDAVDKEPATSTVEELTPLDWAVKQRQITNLFGTKKEITKTKKRLALTQDDDPESQKNLDVKMENVDVNKLALEGTESQVARNIPPCNLSATSPQEAYVLDQIILKGEWGYLEDIYYILLKEEEADFSSYPTFVSNRINKLKNIKDDSEKRKHSCILSFISHLVSFKEQNSFRDNSTKKRLKIPNILRNRFSAMFGNTSGSNSKWLSSEKISLLVCYILVLTLFFDEFETDYCDIARDLKMSQLVVKQHYEHLGCKVKRKNNANHATLPVPLKFPGVRQKKRKR, from the exons ATGTTGCTCGTTCTCACTAGTCACTCAACGCAACTCAACCGCCTCCCGCCGTCGCACGAAGGAGAAGCGCCACTAGCCACAACACAGTCAAGAATGGACTCCGACGAGGAACACGCGAAAACCCTAACGCCGACGGAGACGAAAGACAAGAagcacaagaagaagaagaagaagaagaaagacgagCTCGTTAAGGCGAAGATTGAAGTTGTGCGTGAAGAACAGGACAAGATAGGACCAGTCGTTGGGTATTTTCCTTCCGGATTCGATCCAATTAGCGATGGCGCCGCGGCGACGGGGTTTCATGTTTACAGGAACAGGAGGACGAGGAAGAGGATGCAGCTTGTGGTTGGTTCCCCTGCCTCCCCCGTCGAATACGTCGGAACTAGCTATGCCGGTGAGGCCGCCGCCGGGAACTCCTCCATGTATGCCATTGGTGTCTTTGATAAGGAAAAGGGAACGCTCAAGGTTGTTCCCGTTGCTGCCAACAAG ATATTTAGATTGGAACCTAAagttaaagccttggatgctgtTGACAAGGAGCCTGCTACCTCAACAGTGGAAGAGCTGACTCCCTTGGACTGGGCAGTGAAGCAGAGGCAGATTACTAATTTGTTTGGAACAAAGAAGGAAATAACAAAG ACTAAAAAGAGGTTAGCTCTCACTCAAGATGATGATCCTGAATCACAAAAGAACCTGGATGTGAAGATGGAAAATGTTGATGTAAACAAATTGGCTCTTGAAGGTACTGAATCTCAAGTTGCCCGCAACATACCACCATGTAATCTTTCTGCAACCTCGCCGCAGGAGGCATATGTGTTGGATCAAATCATCCTTAAAGGAGAGTGGGGTTACCTTGAAgacatttattatattttgttgaaGGAAGAAGAAGCTGACTTCAGTTCTTACCCAACTTTTGTTTCCAACaggattaataaattaaagaatatTAAG GATGATTCAGAAAAGAGGAAACACTCGTGCATACTGTCATTCATCAGTCATCTTGTATCGTTCAAAGAACAGAACTCTTTCAGGGATAACTCCACCAAGAAGCGTCTGAAGATCCCCAACATTCTGCGTAATAGATTCTCGGCAATGTTTGGCAATACTTCTGGTTCTAATTCAAAATGGCTGTCTTCTGAGAAGATTAGTCTTCTCGTTTGTTATATCCTCGTGCTGACTCTTTTCTTTGACGAATTTGAGACTGACTATTGTGATATAGCAAGGGATCTGAAGATGAGCCAACTGGTGGTGAAACAACACTATGAGCATTTGGGTTGCAAGGTTAAACGTAAGAACAATGCCAACCATGCCACACTTCCCGTCCCTCTTAAATTTCCTGGTGTGCGTCAGAAGAAGCGAAAACGTTAG